A window of Ruminococcus champanellensis 18P13 = JCM 17042 contains these coding sequences:
- a CDS encoding DHH family phosphoesterase, translating into MREKRPVWFCITVGLLLCSAGYAAYGLHGYDTERFWLSVVLLFVSAVLFLISFFLFSKRNIRFIATLNDELAAAEHETMYSLPVPTVILDDSGLILWYNLLFGRDILENDDVFGLRIGEVLDLDLPTLLETGSGSVHYCDKQYEISVTTCTRNDRNLHLLCFTDVTDYAALQDTFLNTRPTVMLLVIDNYEDVLQNAKESEKATVFVAIEQMLERFMAPTTGVLRKLSSDRFVAVVEEQHLQQMIRGKFRILDDARTITVGERYAITLSIGVGHGASTLEESEAFAKQALDMALGRGGDQVALKTENGYKFFGGVSKGVEKKSRAKTRIIANAMQELIHTCDRVMIMGHRYGDLDSIGSAIGLAGAILQSGKPAHVVVDRQTTLAGVLIDRMEAEDIHLTIDVPTALTQMTEQTLLIVVDTHSKDFVESVDLYQNARQVVVIDHHRKIVNFIDNAVIFYHEPYASSAAELVTELLQHFRNTEHLNPAYADVLLAGIMLDTKNFVMRTGVRTFEAAAYLRKMGADTIAVRQFFSSSIETYQHRAHLVSQAELYHHCAIAVADEVFNDIKLVAPQAADELLGIRSVAASFVLYSLNGEVNISARFMGSMNVQVVMEKLGGGGHQTMAATQIPDITVAEAKQQLLQVLAEEFAQPEQSK; encoded by the coding sequence ATGCGGGAAAAGCGACCGGTATGGTTCTGTATAACGGTGGGTCTGCTGTTGTGTTCGGCTGGCTATGCCGCCTATGGGCTGCATGGCTATGATACGGAACGGTTCTGGCTGTCCGTTGTGCTGCTGTTTGTTTCGGCTGTTTTGTTCCTGATTTCTTTTTTCCTGTTTTCCAAGCGGAATATCCGCTTTATTGCCACACTGAACGATGAGCTTGCCGCTGCGGAGCATGAAACTATGTATTCTCTGCCGGTGCCCACCGTCATCCTGGACGACAGCGGTCTGATTCTCTGGTACAACCTGCTGTTCGGCAGGGATATTCTGGAGAATGACGATGTGTTCGGTCTGCGGATCGGGGAGGTGCTGGATCTGGATCTGCCCACCCTGCTGGAAACCGGCAGCGGCAGCGTCCATTACTGCGACAAGCAGTACGAAATCAGTGTGACCACCTGTACCCGGAATGACCGGAATCTGCATCTGTTGTGCTTTACGGATGTGACGGACTATGCCGCACTGCAGGACACCTTCCTCAATACCCGTCCCACCGTCATGCTGCTGGTGATCGATAATTACGAGGACGTGCTGCAAAACGCAAAGGAAAGCGAAAAAGCCACCGTGTTCGTTGCCATCGAGCAGATGCTGGAGCGGTTTATGGCGCCTACCACCGGTGTACTCCGGAAGCTGTCCAGCGACCGGTTTGTGGCAGTGGTGGAGGAACAGCATTTGCAGCAGATGATCCGGGGCAAGTTCCGGATTCTGGACGATGCCCGCACCATTACGGTAGGGGAGCGGTACGCCATTACCCTGTCCATCGGCGTGGGGCATGGGGCGTCCACCCTGGAGGAAAGCGAGGCATTTGCCAAGCAGGCGCTGGATATGGCGCTGGGCAGAGGGGGCGACCAGGTTGCCCTGAAAACTGAGAACGGCTATAAATTCTTCGGGGGCGTGTCCAAGGGCGTGGAGAAAAAATCCCGGGCAAAGACCCGGATCATTGCCAACGCCATGCAGGAGCTGATACATACCTGCGACCGGGTCATGATCATGGGACACCGGTACGGGGATCTGGATTCCATCGGCTCTGCCATTGGTCTGGCTGGTGCCATCCTGCAGAGCGGCAAGCCTGCTCATGTGGTGGTGGATCGGCAGACCACCTTAGCCGGGGTGCTGATCGACCGGATGGAGGCGGAGGATATCCACCTGACCATTGACGTGCCCACAGCGCTGACCCAGATGACCGAGCAGACCCTGCTGATCGTGGTGGATACCCACAGCAAGGATTTTGTGGAAAGCGTGGATCTGTACCAGAATGCCCGGCAGGTGGTGGTCATTGACCATCACCGGAAGATCGTGAACTTTATCGACAATGCGGTGATCTTCTACCACGAGCCTTATGCTTCCTCGGCGGCGGAGCTGGTGACGGAGCTGTTGCAGCATTTCCGGAATACGGAGCATCTGAACCCTGCCTATGCGGATGTGCTGCTGGCGGGGATCATGCTGGACACCAAGAATTTCGTCATGCGCACCGGGGTACGTACCTTTGAAGCGGCTGCGTATCTGCGAAAAATGGGTGCAGACACCATTGCCGTCAGACAGTTTTTCTCCAGTTCCATCGAAACCTATCAGCACCGGGCACACCTGGTGTCCCAGGCGGAACTGTACCACCACTGTGCCATTGCAGTGGCGGATGAGGTTTTCAACGACATCAAGCTGGTGGCACCCCAGGCGGCGGACGAGCTGCTGGGGATTCGCTCCGTGGCAGCGTCCTTTGTGCTGTACAGCCTGAACGGAGAGGTGAACATTTCCGCCCGTTTCATGGGCAGCATGAATGTACAGGTTGTGATGGAAAAGCTGGGGGGCGGCGGGCACCAGACTATGGCTGCCACCCAGATTCCCGATATTACCGTTGCTGAGGCGAAGCAGCAGCTGCTGCAAGTGCTTGCTGAGGAATTTGCCCAGCCGGAGCAAAGCAAGTAG
- the rplI gene encoding 50S ribosomal protein L9 gives MKVILTKDVKGTGKAGDVKEVADGFARNFLIGKGLALEATAKNLSDLAGKKASQQHKIDVEKQNAREIAEKINGKTVTVHAKAGANGKLFGAVTAAQIAEQIAAQYGCTVDKKRISLKSDIKNYGEYEAEIRLYTGIGAKVTVSVVEAN, from the coding sequence ATGAAGGTTATTTTAACAAAGGATGTAAAGGGAACCGGCAAGGCCGGGGACGTAAAGGAAGTGGCAGACGGCTTTGCAAGAAACTTTCTGATCGGCAAAGGACTTGCCCTGGAGGCAACTGCCAAGAACCTGAGTGATCTTGCCGGGAAGAAGGCAAGCCAGCAGCATAAGATCGACGTGGAAAAGCAGAACGCCCGGGAGATTGCGGAAAAGATCAACGGCAAAACCGTTACTGTCCATGCCAAGGCAGGGGCAAACGGCAAGCTGTTTGGCGCAGTAACCGCAGCCCAGATCGCAGAGCAGATTGCTGCCCAGTATGGCTGCACTGTGGACAAGAAGCGGATCAGCCTCAAGAGCGACATCAAGAACTACGGTGAATACGAGGCGGAGATCCGGCTCTACACCGGCATCGGCGCAAAGGTGACCGTTTCTGTGGTAGAAGCAAACTGA
- the dnaB gene encoding replicative DNA helicase: MNQLEQGGFSEKELPYSIEAEQSILGAILVNSDVLPTVVDLISPECFYNEQHRQLYGIMLRLFTSGSQADIVVVLNEALQARIFENAQEGRKYLAALVDQMPSVSNVASYCKIVAEKYYIRSLAYVAREVLDRVADGGDDAQTLLDWSEQKIFDIRQGKDVRGLIPISEVIVEAYDTIGKMAGPDREKYIGARTGFSMLDAITSGLNKSDLILIAARPAMGKTAFALNIATNVARHSDKEVAIFSLEMSMEQLATRMLSTEALVDSNKLRSGKISSDDWVRLASSANYLSGMGIYLDECSGVTVPQIKAKLRRMKNVGLVVIDYLQLMDSATKSDNRVLVISEITRQLKIMAKELDIPVLLLSQLNRGVESRPDKRPMLSDLRESGSIEQDADIVMFLYRDAYYNKESERPNISECIVAKNRHGETGTVELIWDGQYTRFSNPER, encoded by the coding sequence ATGAATCAGCTTGAGCAGGGAGGCTTTTCGGAGAAAGAGCTGCCCTACAGCATTGAAGCGGAGCAGTCCATTCTGGGTGCCATTCTGGTCAACAGCGATGTGCTGCCTACGGTGGTGGATCTTATCAGCCCGGAATGCTTTTACAATGAGCAACACCGGCAGCTGTACGGCATCATGCTGCGGCTGTTCACCAGCGGCTCCCAGGCTGACATTGTGGTGGTGCTCAACGAGGCGCTGCAGGCACGGATCTTTGAAAACGCCCAGGAGGGCAGAAAATATCTTGCCGCTCTGGTGGATCAGATGCCATCCGTGTCCAATGTGGCAAGCTACTGCAAAATCGTTGCGGAAAAGTATTACATCCGTTCTCTCGCCTATGTGGCACGGGAGGTGCTGGATCGGGTGGCGGATGGCGGCGATGATGCCCAGACCCTGCTGGACTGGTCGGAGCAGAAGATCTTCGATATCCGACAGGGCAAGGATGTACGGGGTCTGATCCCCATCAGCGAGGTTATCGTGGAGGCATACGACACCATCGGCAAAATGGCAGGGCCGGATCGGGAAAAGTACATTGGCGCCCGTACCGGTTTTTCCATGCTGGACGCCATTACCTCCGGTCTGAACAAATCCGACCTGATTCTGATCGCAGCCCGTCCTGCCATGGGTAAAACCGCCTTTGCGCTGAATATCGCCACCAACGTGGCACGGCATTCCGACAAGGAGGTCGCCATCTTCTCTTTGGAAATGTCCATGGAGCAGCTTGCCACCCGTATGCTTTCTACGGAGGCATTGGTGGATTCCAACAAGCTGCGCAGCGGCAAGATCAGCTCCGACGACTGGGTGCGGCTTGCGTCCAGTGCCAATTATCTGAGCGGCATGGGCATTTACCTGGATGAATGCTCCGGTGTCACCGTGCCTCAGATCAAGGCAAAGCTGCGGCGGATGAAAAACGTGGGACTGGTGGTCATCGACTATTTGCAGCTGATGGATTCCGCCACCAAATCCGACAACCGTGTGCTTGTGATCTCTGAAATCACCCGGCAGTTGAAAATTATGGCAAAGGAACTGGACATTCCGGTGCTGCTGCTGTCCCAGCTGAACCGAGGGGTGGAGAGCCGGCCGGACAAGCGCCCTATGCTGTCCGACCTGCGTGAATCCGGTTCCATCGAGCAGGATGCGGACATTGTCATGTTTCTGTACCGGGACGCTTATTATAATAAGGAAAGTGAGCGCCCCAACATCAGCGAATGCATCGTGGCGAAGAACCGTCACGGAGAAACCGGCACGGTGGAACTGATCTGGGATGGTCAGTACACCCGGTTCTCCAACCCGGAGCGCTGA
- the tilS gene encoding tRNA lysidine(34) synthetase TilS has protein sequence MLHCMMETIHRYAMVQPGDTVTVALSGGADSTALLLGLLALREQLGISLRAVHVNHHLRGAESDRDAAFCAQLCEERQVPFFLGTCDVATYAAQRKHTSCEMAARELRYAQLEALCPPGSKIATAHTASDNTETVLERLTRGTGLAGLCGIPPVRGRIIRPLLYVTRPQILGFLAQQHQSYVTDSTNAQDAFFRNRLRHHVLPVLRQQNPAVDRTVGVMTRILSDEQQYLEQQAQDAFDRCFDPAQNSLSGLQNLHPAMERRVLALFLQRCGVEVSAVRIARVEQLLQTGGKQNIAAGVYLTADQGMLKWEHAQAPSPAVGEMVLQIGENRLMPGRICMARLEKINQVTSNCNVHSKFTNATLDYDKIKGTAVLRGRKQGDSIRLAGRDFTKSVKKLLQEKVPVQQRSKLHYLQDDAGLIWIEGIGISARVQPDAGTQQLLTLTVSDG, from the coding sequence ATGCTGCACTGCATGATGGAAACCATCCATCGGTATGCTATGGTGCAGCCGGGGGATACGGTAACGGTGGCGCTGTCCGGCGGGGCAGACAGTACGGCGCTGCTGCTGGGATTGCTTGCGTTGCGGGAACAGCTTGGCATCAGTCTTCGGGCAGTGCATGTGAATCACCATCTGCGTGGGGCGGAAAGCGACCGGGATGCTGCCTTCTGTGCACAGCTTTGTGAGGAACGGCAGGTGCCCTTTTTCCTTGGCACATGCGATGTGGCGACCTATGCGGCACAGCGGAAGCATACCTCCTGCGAAATGGCGGCACGGGAGCTGCGGTATGCCCAGCTGGAAGCGCTATGCCCTCCCGGCTCCAAAATCGCCACTGCCCACACCGCTTCTGACAATACGGAAACGGTACTGGAGCGGCTCACCCGGGGTACCGGGCTTGCAGGGCTGTGCGGCATTCCTCCCGTCCGGGGCAGGATCATCCGACCGTTGCTGTATGTCACCCGACCACAGATCCTGGGATTTTTGGCACAGCAGCATCAAAGCTATGTGACGGACAGTACCAATGCCCAGGACGCATTTTTCCGGAACCGGCTGCGGCATCATGTGCTGCCGGTGCTGCGGCAGCAGAATCCAGCAGTGGATCGGACGGTGGGCGTCATGACCCGGATTCTGTCGGATGAGCAGCAGTATCTGGAGCAGCAGGCGCAGGATGCCTTTGACCGATGCTTTGACCCGGCGCAGAACAGCCTGTCCGGCCTGCAAAATCTGCATCCTGCCATGGAGCGCCGGGTGCTGGCACTGTTTTTGCAGCGGTGCGGCGTGGAGGTTTCCGCAGTGCGGATCGCCCGGGTGGAGCAGCTGCTGCAAACCGGCGGCAAGCAAAATATTGCTGCCGGGGTTTATCTGACCGCAGATCAGGGTATGCTGAAATGGGAGCATGCACAAGCGCCGTCACCCGCTGTGGGAGAGATGGTTTTACAAATCGGGGAAAACCGGCTGATGCCCGGACGGATCTGCATGGCTCGACTGGAAAAGATAAATCAAGTGACAAGTAATTGCAATGTTCACAGTAAATTCACAAATGCCACTTTGGATTATGATAAAATAAAAGGGACGGCTGTACTGCGCGGCAGAAAGCAGGGGGATTCCATCCGCCTTGCAGGCAGGGATTTTACCAAGTCGGTAAAAAAACTGCTTCAGGAGAAGGTGCCGGTGCAGCAGCGGTCCAAGCTGCATTATCTTCAGGATGATGCGGGGCTGATCTGGATTGAGGGGATCGGAATTTCAGCCCGTGTACAGCCGGATGCCGGCACACAGCAGCTGCTGACGCTGACCGTATCCGATGGCTGA
- the ftsH gene encoding ATP-dependent zinc metalloprotease FtsH encodes MTPGRNRGALAYILIAVMLVVSVFVIMPMLSKSGKSTKYSEIIAYFDDYQVTSYTLDLGTGELEFTVKDSKDKKKYTVPNVSLFLDDTDNYRQEYNKQNPDAPLEQDYYKIKDSSWLLTVIPTVVMLGMGIFLIVFMFRQNGGGRYSAFGKANIKAQSQHGKKATFKDVAGADEEKHELEEVVDFLKNPKKYTEIGARIPKGVLLLGPPGTGKTLLARAVAGEAGCPFFPISGSDFVEMFVGVGASRVRDLFEQAKKHSPSIIFIDEIDAVGRHRGAGLGGGHDEREQTLNQLLVEMDGFTANDSVIVIAATNRRDILDPALLRPGRFDRQIVVGYPDVKGREEILRVHAKNKPLGPDVNLKTIARTTQGFTGADLENLLNEAALLAARANRKAIIESDIEEASFKVMAGPEKKSRLVTESDKKITAYHEAGHAIATYNLETTDKVHQVSVIQRGMAAGLTWTRPQSDDSHVSRRKMQEELIVFLGGRVAESLMLDDICTGASNDIERATKMARDMVTKYGFSEKLGPVGYASEQDEVFLGRDYGHTHTYSETVAAEIDEEVRRIMEDAYAKCEKILTDHRDQLECLAQYLLKYEKIDGDDFEKLMHGELVTPPDAPEEDKPETTFDPTNENPTPEA; translated from the coding sequence TTGACACCTGGAAGAAATAGAGGCGCCCTGGCGTATATCCTGATCGCAGTGATGCTGGTGGTTTCTGTATTCGTGATTATGCCCATGCTGTCCAAGTCCGGCAAGAGCACGAAATATTCCGAGATCATTGCATACTTTGACGATTATCAGGTCACTAGCTATACATTGGATCTTGGCACAGGGGAACTGGAATTTACCGTAAAGGATTCCAAGGACAAGAAGAAGTACACTGTGCCCAACGTGAGCCTGTTTCTGGATGATACGGACAACTACCGGCAGGAATACAACAAGCAGAACCCGGATGCGCCCCTGGAGCAGGATTACTACAAGATCAAGGACAGCTCCTGGTTGTTGACAGTGATCCCCACTGTTGTGATGCTTGGCATGGGTATTTTCCTGATCGTGTTTATGTTCCGGCAGAACGGAGGCGGCAGGTATTCTGCCTTTGGAAAGGCAAATATCAAAGCGCAGTCCCAGCACGGCAAGAAGGCAACCTTTAAGGACGTTGCCGGTGCGGACGAGGAAAAGCACGAGCTGGAGGAAGTGGTGGACTTCCTGAAAAATCCCAAGAAATACACCGAGATCGGTGCCCGGATTCCCAAGGGCGTGTTGCTGCTTGGTCCTCCCGGTACCGGTAAGACTTTGCTTGCCCGGGCAGTTGCCGGGGAGGCGGGCTGTCCCTTCTTCCCGATTTCCGGCTCGGATTTCGTGGAAATGTTCGTGGGCGTGGGTGCATCCCGTGTCCGTGATCTGTTTGAACAGGCAAAGAAGCATTCTCCCTCCATCATTTTCATCGATGAGATCGACGCAGTGGGCAGGCACAGAGGTGCCGGTCTGGGCGGCGGTCATGATGAGCGGGAGCAGACCCTGAACCAGCTGCTGGTGGAGATGGACGGCTTTACCGCCAATGACAGCGTGATCGTCATTGCTGCTACCAACCGCCGGGATATTCTGGATCCGGCGCTGCTGCGTCCCGGTCGGTTTGACCGGCAGATCGTGGTAGGGTATCCGGATGTGAAGGGTCGTGAGGAGATCCTCCGGGTACATGCCAAGAACAAGCCGCTGGGGCCGGATGTGAACCTGAAAACCATTGCCAGAACCACCCAGGGCTTTACCGGTGCGGATCTGGAGAATCTGTTGAATGAGGCAGCATTGCTGGCAGCCCGTGCCAACAGAAAAGCCATCATTGAATCGGATATTGAGGAGGCCTCCTTCAAGGTTATGGCTGGGCCGGAAAAGAAGTCCCGGCTTGTGACCGAAAGCGACAAGAAGATCACCGCATACCATGAGGCTGGGCATGCCATTGCTACCTACAACCTGGAAACCACCGATAAGGTACACCAGGTCAGCGTCATTCAGCGTGGTATGGCAGCCGGTCTTACCTGGACTCGTCCCCAGAGCGACGACAGCCACGTTTCCCGCCGCAAGATGCAGGAGGAGCTGATCGTGTTCCTGGGAGGCCGTGTGGCAGAATCCCTGATGCTGGATGATATCTGCACCGGGGCGTCCAATGACATTGAGCGTGCTACCAAAATGGCACGGGATATGGTGACCAAGTACGGATTCTCCGAAAAGCTGGGGCCGGTGGGCTATGCCTCCGAACAGGATGAGGTATTCCTGGGCAGGGACTACGGTCATACCCATACCTACAGCGAGACTGTGGCGGCGGAAATCGACGAGGAAGTACGCCGGATCATGGAGGATGCTTACGCTAAGTGTGAAAAGATTCTGACCGACCACCGGGATCAGCTGGAATGCCTGGCGCAGTATCTGCTCAAGTATGAGAAGATCGACGGGGATGACTTTGAAAAGCTGATGCATGGCGAGCTGGTCACACCGCCGGATGCGCCGGAGGAGGATAAGCCGGAAACAACTTTTGATCCGACCAACGAGAATCCGACGCCTGAGGCATAA
- a CDS encoding ABC transporter ATP-binding protein, translating to MVLDVQGLSKQYSKVLAADQVSFQIGEGEIFALIGPNGAGKTTTIRMIATLLQPTGGDAVVAGHSVCREPAKVRECITYLPDEAGAYKTMTGKAYLKFMASIFTTDRKQADACVQRAMAMCGLGDRLNEKIGTYSRGMIRKLLLSRAVMTRPKLAILDEPTSGLDVINALEIRKMILQLARDEGMSFLLSSHNMLEIEYVSDRVGIISGGHLMVTGKPEELKTRYGASNLEEVFERVVLQHEVH from the coding sequence ATGGTACTGGACGTACAGGGACTGTCCAAGCAGTATTCCAAGGTGCTGGCAGCCGACCAGGTGTCGTTTCAGATCGGGGAGGGGGAGATCTTTGCCCTGATCGGCCCCAACGGCGCCGGCAAGACCACCACCATCCGCATGATCGCCACTCTGCTGCAGCCCACCGGCGGTGACGCTGTTGTTGCCGGGCATAGCGTGTGCAGGGAGCCGGCAAAGGTGCGGGAATGCATCACCTATCTGCCGGATGAGGCTGGGGCATACAAAACCATGACCGGCAAGGCGTATCTGAAATTCATGGCAAGCATTTTCACCACCGACCGGAAACAGGCGGATGCCTGCGTACAGCGTGCCATGGCAATGTGCGGTCTGGGGGATCGGCTCAACGAAAAGATCGGTACCTACTCCCGGGGTATGATCCGGAAGCTGCTGCTGTCCCGGGCGGTGATGACCCGTCCCAAGCTGGCAATCCTGGACGAGCCAACCAGCGGTCTGGATGTAATCAACGCTCTGGAGATCCGGAAGATGATCCTGCAGCTTGCCCGGGACGAGGGCATGAGCTTTCTGCTGTCCTCTCACAATATGCTGGAGATCGAGTATGTGTCCGACCGGGTGGGCATTATTTCCGGCGGACATCTGATGGTCACCGGAAAGCCGGAGGAGCTGAAGACCCGGTATGGGGCGTCAAATCTGGAGGAAGTATTTGAAAGGGTGGTGCTGCAGCATGAAGTTCATTAG
- a CDS encoding ABC transporter permease, giving the protein MKFISLLKKELRELLTAQLVVVLVVTAGMMFMIGQILSNVVQDAAKESGSLHICDQDDTELTRSLIQQLKALGYEVDTVEITGEDRAAAMSRLELSSLIILPEGFTDALLHGTDPAQVETVSVLKNASMVSSAGDPLAGGLQSIRTILTQVLMEQSGMTQEQAAKAMQPFGTKEITVVRDKSAQINSSTLVGFLSMQNMLIPIVVFMLVMYTSQMIIGAISTEKIDKTLETLLSAPVSRLSVILAKMLAAAIVALLNAVVYMLGFTGYLSSMLSQSIGDTSLGEVVGQAQTMDDIMTQLGVNMTAGSYLLVGLQMFLTILVTLSVSIILGALVNDAKSAQSVLMPIMVLAMIPYLISMMTDIQSLSPVVRTLLYAIPFTHTFSAMSNVMFGNMALYWIGAGYQLAVFLICITIALRLFTSDRIFTMSINFGAKKKFSRSKG; this is encoded by the coding sequence ATGAAGTTCATTAGTCTGTTGAAAAAAGAGCTGCGGGAATTGCTCACCGCTCAGCTTGTGGTCGTGCTGGTGGTCACCGCCGGTATGATGTTTATGATCGGGCAGATTCTCAGCAACGTGGTGCAGGATGCTGCCAAGGAAAGCGGCTCCCTGCATATCTGCGACCAGGACGACACGGAGCTGACCCGGAGTCTCATCCAACAGTTGAAAGCCCTGGGCTATGAGGTGGATACGGTGGAGATCACCGGGGAGGATCGGGCAGCCGCCATGTCCCGGCTGGAGCTTTCCTCCCTGATTATTCTGCCGGAGGGCTTTACGGATGCGTTGCTTCATGGAACCGATCCGGCACAGGTGGAAACCGTCAGCGTGCTGAAGAATGCCTCCATGGTCAGCAGTGCCGGGGATCCGCTTGCCGGGGGGCTTCAGTCCATTCGCACCATTCTCACCCAGGTCTTGATGGAGCAGTCCGGTATGACCCAGGAACAGGCTGCCAAAGCCATGCAGCCCTTTGGAACGAAGGAAATCACGGTGGTGCGTGATAAAAGCGCCCAGATCAACAGTTCCACCCTGGTGGGTTTTTTGTCCATGCAGAACATGCTGATTCCCATTGTGGTGTTCATGCTGGTAATGTACACCTCCCAGATGATCATTGGTGCCATTTCCACCGAGAAAATTGACAAAACCCTGGAAACTCTGCTGTCTGCACCCGTATCCCGTTTGTCGGTGATTCTGGCGAAAATGCTGGCGGCAGCCATTGTAGCACTGCTGAATGCGGTGGTGTACATGCTGGGCTTTACCGGGTACCTGTCCTCCATGCTGTCCCAATCCATCGGGGATACCTCCCTGGGGGAAGTGGTGGGGCAGGCGCAGACCATGGACGATATCATGACCCAGCTTGGGGTCAATATGACCGCAGGCAGCTACCTGCTGGTAGGGCTGCAAATGTTCCTGACCATTCTGGTGACCCTGTCCGTGTCCATCATTCTGGGGGCACTGGTGAACGATGCCAAGTCCGCCCAGTCCGTGCTGATGCCCATTATGGTGCTTGCCATGATTCCCTATCTGATTTCCATGATGACGGATATCCAGTCCCTGTCCCCGGTTGTCCGGACGCTGCTGTACGCCATTCCCTTTACCCATACCTTTTCGGCTATGAGCAACGTCATGTTCGGAAATATGGCCCTGTACTGGATCGGGGCAGGCTATCAGTTAGCAGTGTTCCTGATCTGCATCACCATCGCCCTGCGGCTGTTTACCTCCGACCGGATTTTTACCATGTCCATCAACTTTGGTGCGAAGAAAAAATTCAGCCGCTCCAAGGGGTGA